A window of Syntrophorhabdaceae bacterium contains these coding sequences:
- a CDS encoding type II toxin-antitoxin system RelE/ParE family toxin, with protein sequence MDIIETTVFTRRVLELLSEEEYRLLQLHLINKPDAGKIIKKSGGLRKLRWAAKGHGKSGGVRIIYYWFLEKDSILLLFVYAKNEAEDLTQDQLQQLSKAVKGEAT encoded by the coding sequence ATGGACATAATCGAGACCACGGTATTCACAAGAAGAGTCCTTGAACTCCTTTCGGAGGAAGAATACCGGCTCCTGCAATTGCACTTGATCAACAAACCGGATGCCGGCAAGATCATCAAAAAGTCTGGAGGTCTCAGGAAGCTTCGCTGGGCGGCAAAAGGCCACGGGAAAAGCGGCGGAGTCAGGATCATATATTACTGGTTCCTGGAAAAAGATTCGATCTTGCTCTTGTTTGTCTATGCGAAGAATGAAGCCGAGGACCTCACGCAGGACCAGCTGCAGCAACTAAGTAAGGCCGTCAAAGGAGAAGCCACATGA